DNA from Choristoneura fumiferana chromosome 6, NRCan_CFum_1, whole genome shotgun sequence:
CAGGGCGAGGGCGAGATTTCCCTGGAGGGCTCTTTTCCTTAAAATCCGAATGACCGGTGGACTGAGCGAAACGGTATTGGTGACATGTATCTTTTTAACTCGTTGGAAAGAACTTTGAACCGAACCACAGTATAAGTAATAGTAAAACTAACCGAACACTGTTCCACTTGCTGAGCGGCCcatctggcagctcgccctctctccggtaagctgtaaaagccgtctgaggctaacagcaacagtccgttcgaaaaaaaaaaaaaaaaaccgaacaCTGTTGCGTGTGCGTTTTCTGGGttattattcgagcgtttatttCGTATGGTTTTTGTGGGCACATTCACATGGTAGACGATTCTGTTACAATTTCCAGGTGATCGACTTAGTAGAAGTCAGGACATccaaaataatcgaaaatgtcacCAAAATCTACACCCCATTCATAAAACAATGTGACCATGAAAATGAGGCGGTTTTAGTAATGACCCTTTTATGGAACCTTTacttttcagggttccggagccaaaatggcaaaaacggaacccttatagtttcgccatgtctgtttgtctgtccgtccgtccgcggctttgctcgggtactatcaatgctagaagctataattttgcacggatatatgttaaatatgccgacaaaatggtacaataaaaacgacttttcgattcattgatttttacccgactgcccgaaggagggttatgttttttcgagcgtatttatttacccgactgcccgaaggagggttatgtttttcgagcgtatgtatgtatgtatgtatgtgggtatgtatgtccatttctttggtcctcgctgcagcctaaacggctagacggattttaacatatgaggtatcattggatttgttataactgtcggagtgacataggctatataatattacaatatggcgtctgcaaaaaaaaatatggcggaggaatgaaaaataatattttgtattgtaacaatatgggtatcaaatgaaagctaataattagcccattctaaatatataatatgggttataataattttaatctaccgttttcacataaatatcaaaaaagtgtaaaataaaacattaaattaaaaaaatcaaaaacctgactgccaaaactaaaaggaagaaaataagcctagtggtctagaactctgttaagtagctaatttaatgttcaacagtcgggacccatttaaatcgtgacgctcaaaaactcttagtaatgggtcccgactgttgaactttaaattagctaggtacttaacagagttctagaccactaggcttattttcttccttttagttttggcagtcgggctttttttaaaatttgcgaaatattccactttaaagtgcaaattttcattaaaatcgagcgtctaaaatctaaaccggtgggtgaaaaaatttgaaaaaattcaggatggtagtaagtatatcaaactttcaaggaaaaacctataacggctaagtttgcttgagaaatattagtagttttactcttaacaCAGAGTACatctcttaaatagcagcctaaggtataaaatctacctaaacttggaagattccgtataaaatacgaaatccttggaaacatattatttaattttttcgtaatggttacggaaccctattttgggcgtgtccgacacgctcttggccagttttttttatagcctaaGTTCAGCCAGGGCTCGTTCTAgctaggtatgtaggtatgtaaccGCTCCGGGCGAAGATAATTTTCACCGCCCTTTACACACACTAACGGTGGTGGATGGCTAATAGCTAGGATGGAAGATAGGAATAAGTCAATTTTGCTGCCCCTTATTTTTTGCCACTCTGGGAAAAAGCCCGGCTAGccgtcccccctcccccccttaaATCGGGCCCTGATTTTAGCAGCATAGCTCTTGTTATATAACGTTAAGGTATTAATAAGTTAATAAGTAAGTAGTCTAAAACAAGAAGTGATGCTTCGCGTAGGTATAGTTTCATGCAAAACTTTATTGCTGGTATTTGTGGCACTTACAGAAATTTTTGGGCTCAGGTCGTTCAACACAAAGAAAAGTGTAAGATAAACTCGTCGGAGTCTCGCTGGCGACTCCAGAACAGGTTCTTACTTCGTCCACAGACTGATCCACGCAATGGAGACACTATTCTTCAGGCTGCTTcgcctttttaacccccgatgtaaaaagaggggtgttgtaagtttgacgccaatgtccaTTATGTCTGTGGCATTATACCTATCTAgatctcaaacggatggaccgattgcGATTTAGTTTTTTATCGTGAGCGAGTTTTCTTGTGGTGTTTCTtagctaggtaggtatatgagtatggttcagccgtttttgagagattgaactttaaaatgacactGTCGGGGatgtttcaacttttctaagttggttgaGTTATAGtcgtaagtttattttttctgttatttgTATACCTAATCATAATCAATAAAGTATTCGTCATTCACACTCTAGTACTGCAGGTAGGTAAGTCCATGCTCGGGCCAATTGCTGCTTCCGCAATCTGTCATCATCCGTCAAGCCTTCTCCCGGCTTCGTAAGTAGTAACAAACCTATGTTGCCACAGAAAAAAGATCGTTAATTtcgtgaaaataatatttttcgtaataCATTTGGTACCTAGCCTTTACTCACAGCTTCGCTTGCTAAAACCAATTAGATTACGCAGTCGAATCGAAATTTTGgagtatggaaccagcttcttGGGACAGTGttcatatataaaaataaaaaaatgtgcactaaattaaataaagatattttgactttgactttgatcttGGAACTGTAGATCGCGTTCGACATAATAAAAATCCACTTTATTCCATGTTTTCGTACCTTCACCTATCAATTTTTTCGCGTCGCAGCATAAATCACCAGTGCAGTTGGCGGCATTGCGCTGCAATTTACGCGCAACAACAGGCTTGCCAACAGCACGGCAAAATcgctacaaaatatttattacaaactcAAATATTCAGGAACATTTTTCTGTTCGTAAAAGCTTATTCTCGTTGATTGAGAGCACTTTCCGTCGGTGTTTAGCGTTGTACCTATATGTCGCAGGAAAATAGCCAAAACAGAGATTTCCATAACAAATCTCTTATGAATATGACTAAATTTGCCCGGAAAAAAATCAGTATTTACCAATCCCTGAATCTGTTTagcaaaattacaaaatcagcaaaaaaaacaactgCTTTTGCATTTCGCCGCATTTGTTTAGTGATTTAATAAACTCCCTGAAACATGCCAGTGAATTGACGAAacgcacaccaacacatagtacgagtatatatagAGATTTTCGCTAAGGtataagcaataggcggccttatcgcttcagagcgatctctacATTTTATCTAGGTACATAATTAGGTATGTAATTTCACTGAACCAGTTCAGAGATTTGATCAAATCACCTATGCCATGTTACAGTGGAGACTTCATTTTTATCACATATTTTTGCTtacttttattgatttttaattttgcttcatTACTTATATCTCTTTgcgatttttaaaatgactgTTTTTCTagacaaataataaaatcaatccACAATTTTTTACATCCTGCTTGATTTGGTTATACCTATACCTTAGAGATTTGTTCAAATCTCTGTTTTGGCCATTTTCCTGCGACATTATATAACCAACGTATTAGGTAAGGTTCTCATCGGTTGAATGCTTGCCGCTTAATTAAGTGACTGTAAGTGGCAGAGTGGCTGGAGTTTAAAAACGAGAGATCATTCACGCGGAAGCACTTTTATGtgctctttaaaaaaaaaaggcgaCGCAAAAGGTCACATTAAAAACCAGAAATGTAAGGGGAATATTTAATTCACATAATTCATATTAGTACAGTGCTCCGCtttaaaataaatctctctGTTTTTCTTCTTTAGGCATTAGGTAATAATAACACAAAAACCGTTCTATCTagtttattatacttattacaatacaatacaatgaatctTTGTTGTACATCGTAATAGTAAGCGACACAGAAAACTGGtatacagagaaaaaaatatactattattacaataagtcttgagtttttcgaaaatgtgcgaaattacatttgaaatttaccacgagctttacggtgaaggaaaacatcgtgaggaaacctgcacaaacctgcgaagcatttcaatggtgtgtgtgaagttcccaatccgcactgggcccgcgtgggaactacagccctaGCCCTCTCAATCTAAGAAggacgtacctatataggctgggatggtgatgatgatggtgatattactagcaataaaataattactgacAGACAGTAcagtaataatataaaacttttcattgccattttttttaagaatccTCATGACTGCTTAATAATTGTATTGACGTAAGtactttcataataataattatacagaaTATGACAAATCCAGGAGTTGTTATAAATGCCGTACCTATTCCAACACGGAACTCTAATAAAAAcactttaagtacctactccaCCTTTAACTAAAGTGTAAAAATCCTTGCTGTTGCCTCTGaactaccgaatatacacaaaaaaaacataaagatcggtcaagccgtttcgtatgagtttggtcacaaacacagtgaatttagaattttatatacctattatatttaCTGTACCTATCTAACCATAATTAATATAGCTTAtgtaataattaactttttgaaGACTTGgtactaacaaacaaacataaatgGATGTGaaacggtttaaaaaaaaacctgacacTCCCTCACGATAAGCATGCAGGCACGCAGGCATGCACGCAAACACGCATGTACGCAAGCAAGGAAGCGCTCGCGTATACTCACGCGCACGTACGCACGCACAAAACACATAGACACatcacacatactcacaaataCGCTCCGTGAATTCCTTGTTGTTCGCGTTCGACCGAGGTCGGTCTAGGGCCCAGtttgaaaatcagcgctggaccTCGAGGTCCAGCACATGCTGAGACCGGGACCCATTGTCACACAGcataatttaagtaggtacagttttttttaatttactaattttatcattttttattattttctgttttacttactattttggtggcaataaagattttttgaatttgaattttgaattttttattttattctcatttaGTTTCTAATGTTACTTCTTATCCAATCCAAATAATTATAAACGTTAGTATAAAGTGAAGGCACGGCCGATCCGCAGGGTGAATCAGCCCTCTTTCCACTGACAATTCCTGCGACAAAGTACTTCCCCCTATGCAGACTCATCAAAGGCCCGCCAGAGTCACCTTTACACGTGTCCTCTCCGGTATGCCCTGCTGCGCAAAGATGTCGTCTTGTCAAGTAAGGATAGTGTATCTTGCATTCTCTTTGCGGCACTAGATGCACGACAGTGGATTGTTTCACGTCGGATTGGAAACGACCATTGCGGCCCCAACCAGCCACGGAGAAAGGCAAATTTGAGAACTCTGGGCTGTCTATGTTGATTAGGGGTAGGCAAATTGGGCGAATGAAatctgaaattaaataaaattatatttaacaaCTCGCAACTAGCGAGCCGTCTCAGCTTTGCACGGGTGCAACTatgataaaaaccggccaagagcgtgtcggacacgcccgaaatagggttccgtagccattacgaaaaaaataagtaatatttttcaggatttcgtattttatacggaatcttccatagtttaggtatattttataccttaggctgctatttactctcaaactactaataattctaaagcaaacttaaccgttatagttttccttgaaagtttgatatacttactaacatcctgatttttttaatttttttccatccaccggtttagattgtaGAGGGGGGACGGGgacgatcgattttaatgaaaatttgcacttaaaagtgGAATATTTatgtcttggccggtttttagtcATAGAATgactagactctggccagcgaaagctactacgaaactcgaaactcgtatcgtaccgtccctctgacacttatatatttaatacgagagcgagagggacggtacaatacgaacttcgagtttcaagtttcgtagtagccctgctgtccacgagaaaccgcggcaaataaaaaaaatgaggctgactaCCATTGCTGACTGATTAAACAATGTTGATACTTTAATTGTTgattagataattatttaaattttccagatattaaattatactcttcgagctgcatcaaaattcatgtagtaatgtgtgaaagttgatgatgcactttaggagtctCTAGGTAAATTTAATgaccatttacgtacagtccatgCGCATCAATTtctggaccattttgaccagattttaattctaacattattcttataacattttcattttgaggatggtagggaggttgaattaaacaaaaaataatttatttatttcttatagcagaagtatcaaaactatctaagccgggctagaatgacaacatgtcaattttgacagtctcaaaaatgatacctgattaaagtttcgtaaaaaatgcgtggacagctttcgctggccagagtctaaaCAATTTTTACCTATGTCATAAcctactcaaaaatatgtttactaaaacaatattaagtaaaagtattgtattgttaggGAGTTTTCCTACGCCCTATGTTGCGTAAATTCATAGTTACACGTGGGTATCGTAACGTGGTTTCCGAACTGTAACTCagttacagtcaccagcaccaatatctgacacaacaagcgtgcataaatatctgatacgaccctatttctagggccggaaggacgtgtcagatatttttgcacgctccgctgtggcagatattaatgctggtgactgtacatacacacTTAAACTAAACAAATAATACCTGTGTACGGAGCGGAACCACGAAGTCGTATTAATGCTATGTCGTTCTGTAACCGTGAGTCGTCATACTGCGGGTGCAACACTACATCTTCTGCGTGCATCGCTATGTTTTCTACGCATTGCTGCCCTTCACCGCGACTGTCCACGCAGTCCCTTGGAAATGTGCGTTTGTCGTATTCTGCCAGAATTACCTCGACACTAAAAAAAGATAATGTTAAAAATACCCATCAGAATAACTGTAAATAATGATTAATTTATTGCGTGCAGTGTAAGATGAAATAAACTATATAAATCTCGTCCCTGGGTTGAAAACTTTTTGCCgcgtatgtacctatctatataaGAAATTAGTAACAAACCGCCTTAGGGAGATGTAGATAAGTATGCCGTTCCCCTGTTAACAACATAAGAGTAAAAGTCTCTGTAGCCGCATAAAGGTCGTGAGTGACCAAGACTAAGCATTAAAAGTAGCAATGAAAGTTAAAATATACTGGCTGGCAACATTGTATTTTACGCGAAACACTTCAGTTTTACGGCGTTTAGGTGGAATTAGCTATAAATTTTGCGCTTCATAGAACTTCAACTTACTCACTGAGGCGGGCGTTCGCGTCGTATAGACAATGTGCAGCGGTGAGAACATATCGTGAACTGATTAAGGATCCCCCACAGCTAAACTCGGCTTGGCTCCTGCCGCTAGTAAATTTTGAGTTTAGCAACACCGTCCATGGGAATTGGTCGAGCTCCGTCGTCTGACCGCCTGTCGGGACGAAATTAATGACATAAAACTTGGCATATTCAGTGAAATTGATTAATATTCAGATTCCTAACTTAAGATATCATGGTTTGAATGCCTATATATGTAGGATAAGCACTGATAAAACACAAGCagctattcaaataaaaaataggcttTAAAACTAGCATTTAGAAAGTATATTCCCAATATTCGCATCTGTTTgatgaaaataaacttttttaaccctttgacgcgaaaaaggggtgttattagtttgacgccaatgcCTGTCTGTGGCGTTGTAGCTCTGAAAGGTATGGACAGATTTTCGTTGCGGtgtttcttagctatgttttgaTCGAAATTAGCTATGTTTAGCCATTTtagagatattgagctttgaaatgacaaaggtCAGGGGCTTTTCAATTTTtctaggttggttaggttaggttatactcACAAACAAAAGGgtgcaaaatataaaaatctaaataGGTTTATACTGAAGTCATGGGGATCCTTTAATTTGACTGTTTAATGATTCAATAAAACTGCTGCTACTTATTCGTCAAGACTAAACATAAACAAGTGAAATAAAACTGGTTATTTTCACCAATAAACCAACAAGCGCATCAAAACGAAGCAATAATTAAAACCGCAGcatctcattttaattaaaacgacTATTCTTCACTAATAGCACTACTTCCACGTACGTTTTTGTTGTGCTACAAAAGAATGCTACTCAGTCTACTTACCTATAATCCTGTCGGCATCTGACACGTCCTGGCCACAGCATCCCTTGTTGGGCTCTGGCGGGAAGCTTGTTAAGCCCGTGCATTGGCCTAAGTTAGTTGTTCGTGCATTACTATTCCTATTGAAACCGTTAGAAGGACTTTGAACGTCAGGATTCTTCATAAAATAAGGATTCTGAAATGGATTTCCACCGTTCGGATTTTGAAACGGTCCATTGTAGAATCCTTGTGAATTCAATGGTCTACGCTGCCATGATGGAGCGCGTTGGCTATCGTAGTTACCGTCATTATATTTGTTATTGTAAGTTTGTTTTGATTCATCATTACTTAAATAGTCAGATTTATCTTCTTGGTTATTCAGCCATACGTTTTCAGTTTGTCTATTGTAGGTTAAATCTGTATTTGGATTTTGCAATGTTTCAGAATTGCCGACAGATCTTTTACTATTGACACTGCTATTTCTAGCCATATGAGTTTGGATTGTTCCCCGATTTTGTGAATTTATGCGCGGACAACAAATCTGTAAAACAAAACGTTCAAGTGTCAAGTTGTCATTTGTACAATCAATTCTTCACCGCAAAATGCGAACGCAAGTTCAAATCGCGTTTCAATTATTTGATATGTAATTAAGGGAAATTTAGAATTGAATTCCCAACGAAATACGTTCGAAGGGAAACAGAGTTCGGTAATTATGTGGCTGGGAAAGCAATTTATCATGCTGCACCGGCCGAACTACATGACGCAACTTTGATGATTAATCGCCACATTGGCTaaaattgcaattttattaACAAAGGATTcgattaaaatgtttaaaagtcGTTAATACCAGCGATCACTCCTTTTTGTTGGAATTCTGCTGCTGTATTATGCTTGATTGGGCAAAAACGtgtagatttaataaaaaaaaatgttaacagtCAGTTAAGAATTGCGTTGGTAGTCATAATACAATATGAAAAAATGTtatgatgaaataaattatgaagagtgatgattataaatacaaattgGTAGTAGAACAAAAAATAACTGCTGTCtgtctatttaaaaaaaatatacctcgttgagtttcttgccggattcttctcaacagaggtttttccgaaccggtggtagattttttttgacattcataagtgcttgttaaatatagcctaaattgaataaagatattttgactttaactttgaatAGGACTAAGAATTTTAAGCGCTTTAATATGGATTCGTCGATAATCATTATATTTGTACTATAATAAGGCGCCGAATTCAAAATTCCAAATGAACACAAAGATAACATGATCGATGATAGCAAAGTAAAatttacttacgtatttttttctccTATAAGGTTGAAATGCGAAGTCGTTCCCATCATCAAGCTTAGGCAGACTGCAAGCGAAATCAGTAGTCCATCGCTTTTGCTCAGCATTGGTCAGGTTATTGAACACCAGGCACTCAGATAACGGTACGCAGTTAATGCATACGTCTgtgtaaagtaaaaataaaataacgcttcagtatacaaggtgttaattaaattggtaactgaaaaccagaaagtagtttgctcagaatcgagagtagaattgaTTAGGTacaatatgttttaaataaggttgtgtttatgtttttaaatcccttttttattgtacccattctaaaagttacgactgcaacaggcgccaattaaatattttagtgagGTTACATACGATTTCGTAATTTGATACTGGCCGTTTGGCTGTCACTacgtgattttcttctaaaaagcTGTATTTGTCAGTAAATACAAATCataagtgtagagttagaaattaagtagaattactgacttagtaaaacacacgaatatcttttaaaataatgaaggtattcaaaaataaatgcagttacgtaaataactcaaaatggggtgtctgaggttttcagttatttaattaacaccttgtctATGGTAAGGAACCAAATGAGATTGTAATGTTATCATATAATGATAATACCTAATTCGTGACTGTTAATCATGTtagttagtaatatttttttctttcaggATCTAGGATCTAGTTAGCATCGCGCCCTTAGTGTGGTTTGTAGGTATTATTTGAGAACATTACTTTTTAAGTGTATTTTTCTAATACGTTTTTACTTTACTTGTATTTCCGATTCAACtaaaatttttattgttttataaatgtaTCTTTACTGATATGATATCAAAAATCTGTCCAAAAACACCTCACTATAAGAGAAAGCCTGTGTCTGTCGTTTATTTCTTCAGTTGTCATCAACTAAGTTTAAAGGTTCGGTTAAGAATGCTTTTGATAGAACTAAGTGTGTATTCGATCCCATGATCACGTTTAGACGATTAACGCGCTCGTCTTAACAGAATTATCCAGCTCTGGGCAGGATCTGGTAAAAAGGTTTCATCAAAACTAGAGTAATGGGTCACGTGCACCCGGATTATGAGGACTGACCCATCAGCGGGATTTGTCCTAGTTAGACATACCTTAATCCAATTAAATGgtacgttttgtttgtaaaaaggtaaaaatagcTTGACAAAGCTGCCTGCGATACGGCTAGTCGCTTAGTTACTTAAGGCTTATCTTGTTAGTTCAGcgattaaattattattgtagtgtatctactgtgttaaatacTTTGTAGATTTATTTGGAAAAAGATACCTACCTCGTtgcaaataaagtaaaataaagaaattttacaTTCTATGAAATAGGTGAATACTCAGATAAATTTCCTATTGCTAGCCATAATATAAGTAACAGTATGAATGCGCAACATACCTAGCGTCCTCACAGTATCAACCAAAATCCAACTTATTAAACACACAAAAACATTTGATAGCACCATTTTCACAGCAAATATAAACGGTGATTGACTAAGACTGTCAGCAGTCACACTGTGTACCCTAATGATACAATTTATCGTATACCTTTTTAATTATAACTACCTGTGGGTATTTGTCACTTAATTGCCTGACGTAGACTAGTTAAATTAGCTAGTTGATTACACCGATTATTGGATGCTTTCGATGTCTCATAATAAGCTTGTtcttagtaaaaaaattaaagatctTGTACTCTTCAGAttcattaaatacctacatatgtaggtacagaaatagtgaataatgttttttccattgtattttgttgGATATGTAAGGtcgtatttattttgctttgtcAATTAACTTCACTAAaattcagtaagctagttgagaaagcaggataaatacgaaattttccgATGAAATACGATGTTCAAAACTTAACTCACCACATCTGTAaccaattaaaaatagttatgaGTTCTTGCGATTTTCTTCCGTAAgacgttttattttaaagaaatatctAGGGAGTAATGTAAACGAGCAAGTAAACAAGCGAAACGTACTATACAGAATTTATGTCAAGTTCCAGTTATGAATAGTTAGCAACGATTAAAATAATCGATCATTTCAATAGAATACGAGCTATTAGCTGTGCTATTAGTCGTCTCGTCTTTGCGTGGGACAAATAAGctaagtaggtaaggtacctattGCTAAGTAACATGGGTTTTTCCATGCGGCTTTTAATAAACCAAAGCATTTTCCTTATTTCTTACGAACTGACCTCattacaataaagttttttataataaaataaaaacaatttttaaaataaagaaattttatttttcctttttgacaataaagtataagtataaacaaacaaagtacACATATAAGAAACAGCGGAAAATATAAGCCAATAACAGCCGTTATTAATGGTATCTGCGTTCGATGTAACTACTACATAATAATTCATTGATATAGGCGTTATTTTGTGGAGACCCATATCGATGAAACAATGATAAAGGATACAAAAGTTTTATAGTCAGTCGAAAGGTATGTACTGCTGCTAAACATAGATCTTTTCCGAAAAACTCCA
Protein-coding regions in this window:
- the LOC141429091 gene encoding phenoloxidase-activating factor 3-like; amino-acid sequence: MVLSNVFVCLISWILVDTVRTLDVCINCVPLSECLVFNNLTNAEQKRWTTDFACSLPKLDDGNDFAFQPYRRKKYICCPRINSQNRGTIQTHMARNSSVNSKRSVGNSETLQNPNTDLTYNRQTENVWLNNQEDKSDYLSNDESKQTYNNKYNDGNYDSQRAPSWQRRPLNSQGFYNGPFQNPNGGNPFQNPYFMKNPDVQSPSNGFNRNSNARTTNLGQCTGLTSFPPEPNKGCCGQDVSDADRIIGGQTTELDQFPWTVLLNSKFTSGRSQAEFSCGGSLISSRYVLTAAHCLYDANARLSDVEVILAEYDKRTFPRDCVDSRGEGQQCVENIAMHAEDVVLHPQYDDSRLQNDIALIRLRGSAPYTDFIRPICLPLINIDSPEFSNLPFSVAGWGRNGRFQSDVKQSTVVHLVPQRECKIHYPYLTRRHLCAAGHTGEDTCKGDSGGPLMSLHRGKYFVAGIVSGKRADSPCGSAVPSLYTNVYNYLDWIRSNIRN